A genomic window from Gymnodinialimonas ceratoperidinii includes:
- a CDS encoding nitroreductase family protein, translated as MSSTLHQTLSARYPDAPRADQPEARALATMAARGSCRSFADRAVPDDLLHTLCAVALASPTKSDLQQRDIILLKSPEVRAEVSRLVSGQAWVAGAPTVAIFCGNNRRQRLLHDWHDVAFANDHLDALVNATADAAIALGAFVTAAEASGLGCCPISAVRNEARAIADLLHLPDHVFPFAGLAIGYPAETPPITPRLPLQATVHTDRYREDGLREAVETYDTRRSYGTQRFPEVFGTSDSYGWSEDKVRQYSQPERADFGDYIRAIGFKLD; from the coding sequence ATGTCGTCCACCCTGCACCAAACCCTCTCTGCGCGATACCCGGATGCGCCCCGCGCGGACCAACCGGAGGCCCGGGCGCTGGCGACCATGGCCGCACGCGGCTCCTGCCGCAGCTTCGCGGATAGGGCGGTGCCTGACGATCTGCTGCACACGCTCTGCGCCGTCGCGCTCGCCTCCCCCACCAAGAGTGACCTGCAACAGCGGGACATCATCCTGCTGAAATCGCCCGAGGTGCGGGCGGAGGTCTCGCGTCTTGTCAGCGGGCAGGCCTGGGTGGCCGGCGCGCCGACGGTGGCGATCTTCTGTGGCAACAATCGCCGCCAACGCCTGCTCCACGACTGGCACGACGTAGCCTTCGCCAATGATCACCTCGATGCGCTGGTCAACGCCACCGCCGACGCGGCCATCGCGCTCGGCGCTTTCGTCACCGCGGCGGAGGCCTCGGGCCTTGGCTGCTGCCCGATCAGCGCCGTCCGAAACGAGGCCCGCGCCATCGCGGACCTGCTGCATTTGCCTGATCACGTGTTTCCCTTCGCAGGTCTCGCGATCGGATACCCGGCAGAGACGCCCCCGATCACGCCGCGCTTGCCGCTTCAGGCGACCGTCCACACCGATCGCTACCGGGAGGACGGCCTGCGCGAGGCGGTTGAAACCTATGACACCCGGCGCAGCTACGGCACGCAGCGGTTTCCCGAGGTCTTCGGCACCTCCGACAGCTATGGCTGGTCCGAGGACAAGGTGCGCCAGTACAGCCAGCCCGAGCGGGCTGACTTTGGTGACTATATTCGCGCCATCGGCTTCAAGCTCGATTGA
- a CDS encoding LysR substrate-binding domain-containing protein encodes MILNLPYASLRAFEAVVRLGSFSAAANDLGVSQSAVSQHVKTLEEWLGQELLVRGARRSTGTRYGTMLAREIDRGLGGISDVCTQIRSARQEDQTVVISCPPGFAFTWLFPRLLRFDLAHPDLAISIATDTGQRPFNGADVDIGIRYGTGAFPGLMVDHLMGEQLFPVCAPQLAESLASPDALDGHTLLVDEILRASGPTPSWEFWAEACGVTLPPSPRTRRFGQSNLVIQAAIEGLGVALGREPLVQGALAEGRLVRPFAQTTQSPLSYWLVRRSQVDRSPKVQEFLRWIKGEAQSQPDLPAPLNKSS; translated from the coding sequence ATGATCCTCAACCTCCCCTATGCCTCCTTGCGTGCCTTTGAAGCCGTGGTGCGCCTTGGCAGCTTCTCAGCGGCGGCCAATGATCTCGGCGTCAGCCAAAGCGCCGTGAGCCAGCACGTCAAGACGCTGGAGGAATGGTTGGGGCAGGAGCTTCTGGTGCGTGGGGCGCGGCGGTCGACGGGCACGCGCTACGGCACGATGCTGGCACGCGAGATCGATCGCGGGCTTGGCGGGATCTCCGACGTCTGCACACAGATCCGCAGCGCGAGGCAAGAGGATCAGACGGTGGTCATCTCCTGCCCGCCGGGGTTCGCTTTCACGTGGTTGTTTCCGCGGCTTCTTCGGTTTGACCTCGCCCATCCCGATCTGGCGATTTCGATCGCCACGGATACCGGCCAGCGGCCGTTCAACGGGGCAGATGTCGATATCGGCATCCGCTACGGCACTGGCGCGTTTCCCGGCCTGATGGTGGACCATCTGATGGGCGAGCAACTGTTTCCCGTCTGCGCGCCGCAGCTGGCCGAAAGCTTGGCCAGCCCCGACGCGCTGGACGGCCATACGTTGCTGGTGGACGAGATCTTGCGCGCCAGCGGGCCAACGCCCTCGTGGGAGTTCTGGGCAGAGGCTTGCGGCGTCACGCTGCCTCCTTCGCCGCGGACGCGGCGGTTCGGGCAATCCAACCTCGTGATCCAGGCCGCGATCGAAGGTCTCGGCGTGGCGTTGGGGCGGGAACCTCTCGTGCAGGGCGCGCTTGCCGAGGGGCGTCTGGTGAGGCCGTTCGCGCAGACGACGCAATCGCCTTTATCCTATTGGCTGGTGCGGCGCAGCCAGGTGGATCGCAGCCCGAAAGTTCAGGAGTTCCTCCGGTGGATCAAGGGAGAGGCGCAGAGCCAGCCTGATCTGCCCGCGCCACTCAATAAGTCTTCCTAA
- a CDS encoding MATE family efflux transporter: MAVIDQDLTRGPIPKHFWALAIPAAVGMLFNTLYNVVDVYFAGLVGTAVQAGLALGYQILFLSIALGVGLAAAMGALVGNALGARDRRMARRYSAQGISFGMLGAVVLGIASQFYGPALLRAVSTPGDYQDAGIIYFRLLTLALPGFLVAFGCNGILQAHGDGRSMRRALVVAFFANIALNPLLMFGIPGVVGGMGFAGLAISTVISQTGVMAYLIRQVVRLDTMTATEPRHFVPDWPRYREIVEQVIPSGFAFLIMILAGVVVQFALKSFGEHAVAGFGVGIRLEQLVILPLMGLSSALLPIAAQNLGARNPERVREALFYCWKAGAVIALAAWPFLWFGGGYAVSFFSDDPAVISVGRDYLRVASFMLYVYLIHFSITSFLQAAKRPIWSLWISLYRQAFGVAFFVWLYVGYFGTPVIGVWYGTSTAAATGAIMALLVARHVAERKIGGLIGAT; encoded by the coding sequence GTGGCGGTGATCGATCAGGACCTGACGCGCGGTCCGATCCCAAAACACTTCTGGGCGCTGGCGATCCCCGCGGCGGTGGGGATGCTGTTCAACACGCTTTACAACGTGGTGGATGTCTATTTCGCCGGGCTGGTGGGCACGGCCGTGCAGGCGGGGCTCGCGCTCGGCTACCAGATCCTGTTTCTCAGTATCGCACTTGGCGTGGGGCTGGCCGCCGCCATGGGCGCGCTGGTGGGCAACGCTCTGGGCGCGCGTGACCGGCGCATGGCGCGACGCTACAGCGCACAGGGCATCAGCTTCGGCATGCTCGGCGCGGTCGTCCTCGGGATTGCCAGCCAGTTCTACGGCCCCGCGCTGCTGCGTGCGGTCTCCACCCCCGGTGACTATCAGGACGCCGGTATCATCTATTTTCGGCTGCTGACACTAGCGCTGCCCGGTTTCCTCGTGGCTTTCGGCTGCAACGGCATCCTGCAAGCACACGGCGACGGGCGCTCCATGCGGCGGGCGCTGGTGGTCGCGTTCTTCGCCAACATCGCGCTCAACCCGCTGTTGATGTTCGGCATTCCCGGCGTTGTCGGGGGCATGGGCTTTGCCGGGCTCGCGATATCGACGGTCATCAGCCAGACCGGGGTCATGGCCTATCTGATCCGGCAAGTGGTGCGCCTCGACACGATGACCGCCACGGAGCCGCGTCATTTCGTCCCTGATTGGCCGCGGTATCGCGAGATCGTCGAGCAGGTCATCCCCTCGGGCTTCGCCTTCCTGATCATGATCCTCGCGGGCGTCGTGGTGCAATTCGCCCTGAAATCCTTCGGCGAACATGCGGTGGCGGGCTTCGGGGTCGGCATCCGTCTGGAACAACTGGTGATCCTCCCGCTCATGGGGCTGTCGAGCGCGCTGCTGCCCATTGCGGCACAGAATCTCGGGGCGCGGAACCCGGAGCGGGTGCGCGAGGCCCTTTTCTACTGCTGGAAAGCGGGCGCGGTGATCGCGCTGGCGGCATGGCCCTTCCTGTGGTTCGGCGGCGGCTATGCCGTGTCCTTCTTCAGCGATGATCCAGCTGTCATTTCGGTCGGGCGGGATTATCTGCGGGTCGCGTCATTCATGCTTTACGTCTACCTCATCCACTTCTCGATCACCTCCTTCCTGCAAGCGGCGAAGAGGCCGATCTGGTCGTTGTGGATCAGCCTTTATCGGCAGGCTTTCGGCGTGGCCTTCTTCGTCTGGCTTTACGTCGGCTATTTCGGCACCCCGGTCATCGGGGTCTGGTATGGCACCTCGACAGCGGCGGCGACTGGCGCAATCATGGCGCTGCTCGTGGCACGACACGTAGCGGAAAGAAAAATTGGCGGATTGATAGGAGCGACCTGA
- a CDS encoding fatty acid desaturase family protein has translation MPQAITTPLTQALAEGKLTRAQLRDFMQRSNGPGLRRVALWLVMLACSTTLIALTWHSWLIWPAMFLQGVILVHHFSLQHECVHYTVFRTRWLNDLVGQICGYTILLPHRFFRYEHCDHHTYTQVTGEDPEQIPLPKTFGEYFLYLSALPYWRNKFTEVFRHASGGLSETERKFIPKEEHAAVARDARLMLAFYALVIGGMAVTSWWGLVWFWFIPLLLGEPVMRFIRMTEHVGRPNVAQMSDNTRTNLVSAPMRFLCWNMNYHAEHHYVSSVPFHALPRLHGVLKDHIHVEPGGYLGAHREIWRQIRAQDGA, from the coding sequence ATGCCACAAGCCATCACCACGCCCCTGACCCAAGCCCTTGCCGAGGGCAAGCTGACCCGCGCCCAGTTGCGGGACTTCATGCAGCGGAGCAACGGTCCCGGCCTGCGGCGTGTCGCCCTCTGGCTGGTGATGCTGGCGTGCTCGACGACGCTCATCGCGCTGACGTGGCATTCGTGGCTGATCTGGCCCGCGATGTTCCTGCAAGGGGTGATCCTCGTTCACCACTTCTCGCTCCAGCATGAATGCGTCCACTACACCGTGTTCCGCACCCGCTGGCTGAATGATCTGGTCGGACAGATCTGCGGCTACACGATCCTGCTGCCGCATCGCTTCTTCCGTTACGAGCATTGCGACCACCACACCTATACGCAGGTGACGGGAGAGGACCCCGAGCAGATCCCGCTGCCGAAGACCTTCGGCGAATATTTCCTCTACCTCTCCGCCCTGCCCTACTGGCGCAACAAGTTCACGGAAGTCTTTCGCCACGCGAGCGGCGGCCTCAGCGAGACGGAGCGCAAGTTCATCCCCAAAGAGGAACATGCCGCCGTCGCCCGCGACGCGCGGCTGATGCTGGCTTTCTACGCGCTGGTGATCGGCGGCATGGCTGTGACGAGCTGGTGGGGCCTCGTTTGGTTCTGGTTTATCCCGCTGCTTCTGGGCGAACCCGTGATGCGCTTCATCCGCATGACCGAACATGTCGGCCGCCCCAACGTGGCGCAGATGTCGGACAATACGCGAACGAACCTCGTCTCCGCACCGATGCGGTTTCTGTGCTGGAACATGAACTATCACGCCGAGCATCACTACGTGTCCTCGGTCCCGTTCCATGCCCTGCCGCGTTTGCACGGGGTCCTGAAGGATCACATCCATGTCGAGCCCGGCGGCTATCTCGGCGCGCATCGGGAAATCTGGCGGCAGATCAGGGCTCAAGATGGCGCGTGA
- a CDS encoding non-heme iron oxygenase ferredoxin subunit, which produces MAREKAWVDLIPRDALEKAWVTRVDLGGRVLAVYDTPSGLFASAALCNHGGADLCDGYFDGHVIECPLHQGAFDVRDGRPVGAPAVRRMLTYEVRERGGMVQVRI; this is translated from the coding sequence ATGGCGCGTGAGAAAGCGTGGGTGGACCTCATCCCGCGCGATGCGCTGGAGAAAGCATGGGTCACCCGGGTGGATTTGGGCGGACGGGTGCTGGCGGTCTACGACACGCCGAGCGGGTTGTTTGCCTCAGCCGCGCTCTGCAACCACGGCGGGGCCGATCTGTGTGACGGGTATTTCGACGGGCATGTGATCGAATGCCCGCTGCATCAGGGGGCGTTCGACGTGCGCGATGGACGGCCTGTGGGCGCGCCTGCGGTGCGGCGCATGCTGACCTACGAGGTGCGCGAACGGGGCGGGATGGTGCAGGTCCGGATTTAG
- a CDS encoding transporter substrate-binding domain-containing protein, translating to MTMTRRLFGAALGVAAAMTALPAAAQSAAQQLASESVLTTIQEEGVIRIGLSIFTPWSMRDVNGDLIGFELDVGRALAEDMGVEVEFVPTAWDGIIPALLAGNFDVIISGMSITPQRNLTVNFTDPYAYSGMAILANASMTEGMTMDDYNSPDITFAARRGATPATVIANRFPEAELLLFDEDGAATQEVLNGNAHATMASQPTPDREARQYPDVLTVPFDELIDPTGEAFAVRKGDPDAMNFFNNWIAARTRSGWLEERHDYWFVGNEWADQVPE from the coding sequence ATGACCATGACACGCAGATTATTCGGGGCCGCCCTCGGTGTCGCCGCGGCGATGACGGCGCTGCCCGCAGCCGCCCAAAGCGCGGCGCAGCAACTGGCGAGCGAAAGTGTTCTGACCACCATTCAGGAAGAGGGCGTCATCCGCATCGGCCTGTCGATCTTCACGCCGTGGTCCATGCGCGATGTGAACGGCGATCTGATCGGTTTCGAGCTGGACGTGGGCCGCGCGCTGGCCGAGGACATGGGCGTTGAGGTCGAGTTCGTGCCGACCGCATGGGACGGCATCATCCCCGCGCTTCTGGCGGGCAACTTCGACGTGATCATCTCTGGCATGTCGATCACGCCGCAGCGCAACCTCACGGTCAATTTCACCGACCCTTACGCCTATTCGGGCATGGCGATCCTCGCCAATGCCTCGATGACCGAGGGCATGACCATGGACGATTACAACTCGCCCGACATCACCTTCGCCGCCCGGCGCGGGGCGACGCCTGCCACCGTCATCGCCAACCGCTTCCCCGAGGCGGAGCTGCTGCTGTTTGACGAGGACGGTGCCGCCACGCAGGAAGTCCTGAACGGCAACGCCCATGCCACCATGGCCTCGCAGCCCACCCCGGACCGCGAGGCGCGCCAGTACCCCGACGTGCTGACCGTGCCCTTCGACGAATTGATCGATCCCACCGGCGAAGCCTTCGCCGTGCGCAAGGGCGATCCGGACGCGATGAATTTCTTCAACAACTGGATCGCGGCGCGGACCCGCTCGGGCTGGTTGGAAGAGCGTCACGATTACTGGTTCGTCGGCAACGAATGGGCCGACCAAGTGCCTGAATAA
- a CDS encoding succinate dehydrogenase/fumarate reductase iron-sulfur subunit, with translation MTTDVLKVTIERGPDGADVFEVPAYDSQTVLDVVSWVQQNADPTLSYRFACRVGMCGSCAMMVNGVPRWTCRTHISKVLDGNEVTIGPLRNLPVIKDLAVDMDPFFDKWVAAEGVHHGTLTRDDPIAPIDEESEARVEANAGIECINCSVCYASCDTVAGNADYLGPAALQRAWTLLNDAKDEGRAAILDAVSGSGGCHNCHSMGSCTAYCPNELDPMSAIAGLKRETARNFFRKGS, from the coding sequence ATGACGACAGACGTGCTGAAAGTCACCATCGAACGCGGACCGGACGGCGCGGATGTCTTCGAGGTGCCCGCCTATGACAGTCAGACGGTGCTCGACGTGGTGTCATGGGTGCAGCAGAACGCGGACCCGACGCTGAGCTACCGTTTTGCCTGCCGGGTCGGCATGTGCGGCTCCTGCGCGATGATGGTCAACGGGGTGCCGCGCTGGACCTGCCGGACCCATATCAGCAAGGTGCTGGACGGCAACGAGGTCACCATCGGTCCGCTGCGCAACCTGCCGGTGATCAAGGATCTCGCCGTCGACATGGACCCCTTCTTCGACAAGTGGGTCGCCGCCGAAGGGGTGCACCACGGTACGCTGACCCGCGACGATCCGATCGCCCCCATCGACGAGGAGAGCGAAGCGCGGGTGGAGGCGAATGCCGGGATCGAATGCATCAACTGCTCGGTCTGCTACGCCTCATGCGACACGGTGGCGGGCAACGCGGATTACCTCGGCCCCGCCGCGTTGCAACGGGCCTGGACGCTGCTGAACGACGCCAAGGACGAGGGCCGCGCGGCGATCCTCGATGCGGTCTCGGGGAGCGGCGGTTGCCACAACTGCCACTCGATGGGTTCCTGCACCGCCTATTGCCCGAACGAGCTGGACCCGATGTCGGCCATCGCCGGCCTGAAGCGCGAGACCGCGCGCAACTTCTTTCGCAAGGGGAGCTGA
- a CDS encoding zinc-dependent alcohol dehydrogenase family protein: MRAAIVEEFHGDLALEEVADPTCPDDGVVLEVAACGVCRSDYHGWTGGHPKVTRGSIMGHEYCGTVVETGPQSKHKVGDRLIAPFILGCGSCPSCQTGASNTCANQIVPGFGAQGAYAEYVAVPFGHNLVHLPDSLSPALAAGLGCRVTTAWHALTDRAQVRAGEWVAVHGTGGIGLSALLLAKMLGAQVVVVDIVDEKLEHAKAHGADATVNAAKVNAAEAIRDITGGGAQVSVEALGIAATTNASVECLATLGRHVHVGMPAGDGMMEVNMRAIYAKQLAFYGTRGMPSWKYPSLLGMIERGDVDISPMLAREVALSDASAELRAMGGPTAPGTAVITDFRN; the protein is encoded by the coding sequence ATGCGGGCAGCAATTGTAGAAGAATTTCATGGAGACCTGGCGCTGGAGGAGGTCGCGGATCCGACCTGCCCCGACGATGGGGTGGTGCTCGAGGTTGCCGCCTGTGGCGTCTGCCGTTCAGACTATCACGGCTGGACCGGCGGCCACCCGAAGGTCACGCGCGGGTCGATCATGGGACACGAATATTGCGGCACGGTGGTGGAGACCGGTCCGCAGTCCAAGCACAAGGTCGGTGACCGGTTGATCGCGCCCTTCATCCTTGGCTGCGGGTCGTGCCCGTCCTGCCAGACCGGCGCCTCGAACACCTGCGCCAACCAGATCGTCCCGGGGTTCGGCGCGCAGGGGGCTTACGCCGAATACGTCGCGGTGCCCTTCGGCCACAACCTCGTCCATCTGCCCGACAGCCTGTCGCCAGCGCTGGCCGCGGGTCTTGGCTGCCGGGTGACGACGGCGTGGCATGCGCTGACTGATCGCGCGCAGGTCAGGGCGGGTGAATGGGTCGCTGTTCACGGCACCGGCGGGATCGGCCTCTCGGCGCTGCTGCTGGCCAAGATGCTCGGCGCGCAGGTGGTGGTGGTCGATATCGTCGACGAGAAGCTGGAACACGCGAAAGCCCATGGGGCCGATGCGACGGTGAACGCCGCCAAGGTGAATGCCGCAGAGGCGATCCGCGACATTACCGGTGGCGGCGCGCAGGTCTCGGTCGAGGCCTTGGGGATCGCTGCGACAACAAACGCCTCGGTCGAATGCCTCGCGACGCTCGGGCGGCACGTGCATGTCGGGATGCCCGCGGGCGACGGCATGATGGAGGTCAACATGCGCGCGATCTACGCCAAGCAGCTGGCCTTCTACGGGACACGCGGCATGCCGTCGTGGAAGTACCCATCGCTCCTGGGGATGATCGAGCGCGGCGATGTGGACATCAGCCCGATGCTCGCGCGGGAAGTCGCCCTGTCCGACGCCAGCGCCGAGCTACGCGCGATGGGCGGGCCGACGGCGCCGGGCACCGCCGTGATCACCGACTTCCGAAACTAG
- a CDS encoding carboxymuconolactone decarboxylase family protein, producing MSAWIEMISDEKADARLRASLDRARTPHGTVDNVMRVHSLRPATMDGHVTLYRACLHDDGNTIPEWFQEVIASYVSTLNSCPYSFANHWANARHLIGDTAKADRIEFALRARKPEDAFEGQKLAALRYTKKLTLHPGTMQEPDVTALRDAGWSDGEILEINQIVGYFCYANRLLNGLGVTTDGDVVGYYADS from the coding sequence ATGTCAGCATGGATCGAGATGATTTCCGACGAGAAGGCCGATGCAAGGCTGCGGGCTTCCCTGGACCGGGCGCGTACGCCCCATGGCACTGTCGACAACGTGATGCGCGTGCATTCCCTGCGACCGGCGACGATGGATGGCCATGTGACGCTGTATCGGGCCTGTCTGCACGACGATGGCAACACGATCCCCGAATGGTTTCAGGAAGTGATCGCCTCCTACGTCTCGACCCTGAATTCCTGCCCCTACTCTTTCGCCAACCATTGGGCCAACGCGCGCCACCTGATCGGCGACACGGCAAAGGCGGACCGGATCGAATTTGCCCTGCGCGCACGCAAGCCGGAGGATGCCTTCGAGGGCCAGAAGCTTGCCGCGCTGCGTTACACCAAGAAGCTGACACTGCATCCGGGCACCATGCAGGAACCCGATGTGACCGCCCTGCGCGACGCCGGGTGGAGCGATGGAGAGATCCTCGAGATCAACCAGATCGTGGGCTATTTCTGCTACGCAAACCGGCTGCTCAACGGGCTTGGCGTAACCACCGACGGCGACGTCGTCGGCTATTACGCGGATAGCTGA
- a CDS encoding amino acid ABC transporter permease — MTKFFKRLRWPDYLIAAVVVGFFGYIAYAIEGTLNYNWRWHLIPNYILGWHTGREEWFANLLLQGLAATVRISIYASVLALILGTILGIARCSANLTVRMLARTYLELLRNIPPVVVVFIFFFFLSQQLIDALNLERWARGIARQDDIAVWEFFFGEMRRFPSLISGVIVLALFESAFVGEIVRAGIQSVPKGQREAARSIGMSRWQEMRYIVLPQAMKKVVPPMANQFITLIKDSSIISLISVQELTYKTVELVASSRLIFEAWITTAAFYFVICFGLSRLFARLERGRRKG; from the coding sequence TTGACCAAGTTCTTTAAACGCCTCCGCTGGCCCGATTACCTGATTGCCGCCGTGGTGGTGGGCTTCTTCGGCTACATCGCCTACGCGATCGAAGGCACGCTGAACTACAACTGGCGCTGGCACCTGATCCCCAATTACATCCTCGGCTGGCACACCGGCCGCGAGGAATGGTTCGCCAACCTCCTGTTGCAGGGCCTCGCCGCAACTGTCCGCATCTCGATCTACGCCAGCGTTCTGGCGCTGATCCTTGGCACCATCCTTGGCATCGCGCGCTGCTCGGCCAACTTGACCGTGCGCATGCTGGCGCGCACCTACCTCGAGCTTTTGCGGAACATTCCGCCTGTCGTGGTCGTGTTCATCTTCTTCTTTTTCCTGTCGCAACAGCTCATCGACGCGCTCAACCTTGAGCGGTGGGCAAGGGGCATCGCCCGGCAGGATGACATCGCCGTCTGGGAGTTCTTCTTCGGCGAGATGCGCCGCTTTCCGTCCCTGATTTCGGGTGTCATCGTGCTGGCCCTGTTCGAGAGCGCCTTTGTCGGAGAAATCGTCCGCGCCGGCATCCAATCAGTGCCCAAGGGCCAGCGCGAAGCCGCCCGCTCCATCGGCATGAGCCGCTGGCAGGAGATGCGCTATATCGTGCTGCCGCAAGCGATGAAGAAGGTCGTGCCGCCGATGGCCAACCAGTTCATCACGCTGATCAAGGACAGCTCGATCATCTCGCTGATCTCGGTTCAGGAACTCACCTACAAGACGGTCGAACTGGTCGCCTCGTCCCGGCTCATCTTCGAGGCATGGATCACGACCGCCGCGTTCTATTTCGTGATCTGTTTCGGGCTGAGCCGTCTGTTTGCGCGGCTTGAGAGAGGACGTAGGAAGGGTTGA
- a CDS encoding amino acid ABC transporter permease codes for MSPLDHSPRGAPLPQRSAVQRVFGSVAMSVAIYAAVMAAIIYGSYVGAQNMGYNWQWSRVPQFLWSFTDDGFQLGEIFVGLGVTLQLSATAFALATVLGLLIALLRLSDLVIGSAVAVAFLEFNRNIPLLVLLYLFYYVLGPIFGFDRYWASVLTLAVFHSVLISEILRAGINAVDKGQWEAAKSIGMTKGQTYRYIILPQSVRFMLPPMFGEVVHLIKSSAIVSVIAVAELTTIGRNIISDTFMSFEIWFTVALVYMAVTLALSVVVSLVERRYAQN; via the coding sequence ATGAGCCCGCTGGACCATAGCCCGCGCGGCGCCCCGCTGCCGCAGCGGTCGGCGGTACAACGGGTCTTCGGCTCGGTCGCCATGTCAGTCGCGATCTATGCGGCGGTCATGGCCGCGATCATCTACGGCTCTTACGTCGGCGCGCAGAACATGGGCTACAACTGGCAATGGTCGCGCGTGCCGCAGTTCCTCTGGTCCTTCACCGATGACGGCTTCCAACTGGGCGAGATCTTCGTGGGTCTCGGCGTCACCTTGCAACTCTCGGCCACCGCCTTCGCGCTTGCCACCGTTCTGGGCCTGCTGATCGCGTTGCTGCGACTGTCCGATCTGGTGATCGGCTCCGCCGTCGCCGTGGCCTTCCTCGAGTTCAACCGCAACATTCCGCTGCTGGTGCTGCTCTACCTGTTCTACTACGTGCTTGGCCCGATCTTCGGCTTCGACCGCTACTGGGCCTCGGTTCTGACCCTTGCTGTGTTCCACTCGGTCCTGATCTCCGAAATCCTACGCGCGGGCATCAACGCGGTGGACAAGGGGCAATGGGAAGCTGCGAAATCCATCGGGATGACCAAGGGCCAGACCTATCGCTACATCATCCTCCCGCAATCGGTGCGCTTCATGCTGCCGCCGATGTTCGGCGAGGTCGTCCACCTGATCAAATCCTCTGCCATCGTCTCTGTCATTGCCGTAGCGGAGCTCACCACGATCGGCCGCAACATCATCTCGGACACGTTCATGAGTTTCGAGATCTGGTTCACCGTGGCGCTGGTCTACATGGCCGTCACGCTGGCCCTGTCCGTCGTCGTCTCGCTCGTGGAGCGGCGCTACGCCCAGAATTGA
- a CDS encoding amino acid ABC transporter ATP-binding protein, whose amino-acid sequence MNEKTPIIEAVHLDKFYGDFHALKDINLTVHQGEKMVVCGPSGSGKSTLIRCFNGLEFHDSGTLVIDGVTVHADAKEIRQLRQDVGMVFQQFNLFPHLTVLENLTIGPMKVRGLSRAQAEATARQYLDRVHIPEQADKYPSALSGGQQQRVAIARSLCMETKIMLFDEPTSALDPEMINEVLDVMAELVDTGMTMVVVTHEMGFARKVADTMVFMEEGRIIETSPPEQFFTNPKSERCRLFLDQILAH is encoded by the coding sequence ATGAATGAGAAGACGCCGATTATCGAGGCGGTGCACCTCGACAAGTTCTACGGCGATTTTCATGCGTTGAAGGACATCAATCTGACGGTCCATCAGGGCGAGAAGATGGTGGTTTGCGGCCCCTCGGGCTCGGGCAAATCCACCCTGATACGCTGTTTCAACGGGCTCGAGTTCCACGATTCCGGCACCCTCGTGATCGACGGCGTGACCGTCCACGCCGATGCCAAGGAGATCCGGCAGTTGCGGCAGGATGTCGGGATGGTGTTCCAGCAGTTCAACCTGTTCCCCCACCTCACGGTTTTGGAGAACCTGACCATCGGTCCGATGAAGGTCCGGGGCCTGTCGCGCGCGCAGGCCGAGGCCACCGCGCGCCAATACCTCGACCGGGTGCACATCCCCGAGCAGGCCGACAAATATCCCTCGGCGCTTTCGGGCGGCCAGCAGCAGCGCGTGGCCATTGCCCGTTCACTTTGCATGGAAACCAAGATCATGCTGTTTGACGAGCCGACCTCGGCCCTCGATCCCGAGATGATCAACGAGGTGCTCGATGTGATGGCCGAGCTGGTCGACACCGGCATGACGATGGTTGTCGTCACCCACGAGATGGGATTTGCCCGCAAGGTCGCAGACACGATGGTCTTCATGGAGGAGGGGCGGATCATTGAAACCTCCCCGCCCGAGCAGTTCTTCACCAACCCCAAGTCCGAACGCTGCCGCCTGTTTCTCGACCAGATCCTGGCCCACTGA